The genomic stretch ATTTCAGGATAAAGGACCTGAAGGAATATTCGAAATGGTACAAGATCGACCATGCAAGCCCCGGCCTTGTCGCTGAAGCGGTCTACGGCCTTCCGGAACTGTTCAAGGACAAGATAAAGACTGCCCGCCTTATCGCGAACCCGGGCTGCTACCCGACAGCTTCAATACTCGGCATAGCGCCGCTTGTGAAGAACAGGCTGGTAAAAACAGAGTCGATAATAATCGATGCGAAAAGCGGGATCTCGGGAGCAGGAGCGGCATTGACGGATATTACGCATTTTCCGGAGTGCAACGAAAATATCAGGGCATACGCGGTCGCTTCGCACCGCCACAATCCCGAGATAGACCGGATCGTCAGCGAAATAGCCGGCAAGAATATCATTACGACATTCACTCCGCACCTGGTGCCGATGAACAGGGGCATCCTTGCGACGATCTACGCGGACCTTGTATCTCCGATGTCCGTCGACGAGGTCATGGCGGCTTTCAGGGACCTGTACAAAGGCGCGGCATTCGTCAGGATACTTGAAAAAGGAAAGCTCCCGGCGACAAAGTATGTGAGCTGTTCAAATTACTGCGATATCAATGCGGTCGTCGACGAAAGGACGAACAGGGTCATTGTGATGAGCGCGATCGATAATCTTGTAAAAGGCGCCGCGGGACAGGCGGTGCAGAACATGAACATAATGTTCGGCTTGGATGAAAGATCCGGGTTAAGGAGGATGCCGGTATACCCGTAATGAAAAAAGGCAAAAGCACTAAAGTCAGGATCAACGAAAAATTTAAGTTGATTGAGGGAGGCATTTGCGCTCCGAAGATGT from Candidatus Saganbacteria bacterium encodes the following:
- the argC gene encoding N-acetyl-gamma-glutamyl-phosphate reductase; its protein translation is MNKKIKAGLMGAAGYAGIGIIQILNDHPEAEISWLSSEEAHSGRKISDIRPSLDGLCDMTCNPPDISGLIDKADVIFLAVPNGLAMKWAPKILEKGRKVIDISADFRIKDLKEYSKWYKIDHASPGLVAEAVYGLPELFKDKIKTARLIANPGCYPTASILGIAPLVKNRLVKTESIIIDAKSGISGAGAALTDITHFPECNENIRAYAVASHRHNPEIDRIVSEIAGKNIITTFTPHLVPMNRGILATIYADLVSPMSVDEVMAAFRDLYKGAAFVRILEKGKLPATKYVSCSNYCDINAVVDERTNRVIVMSAIDNLVKGAAGQAVQNMNIMFGLDERSGLRRMPVYP